Proteins from a genomic interval of Kitasatospora herbaricolor:
- a CDS encoding anthranilate synthase family protein — translation MTSPTELLARLTAPGAPAFALLHRRAPRLAPDTVEVLLGTAGSYEQLADLPVRSGVPADGPRHDVLALVPYRQIRERGFDAHDDGTPLQAISVDEEHAFPLAELLPALPQLPVSLSGGGFDIDDERYADIVRGVIRDEIGRGEGANFVIRRDFTATLDGFGPALALSLFRRLLEQERGAYWTFLVHTGERVLVGASPEVHVRQSGGTVVMNPISGTYRYPAAGPGIDSLLEFLQDPKELEELTMVVDEELKMMCTVGDLGGQVLGPRLKEMAHLAHTEYELRGRTSLDVREVLKETMFAATVTGSPVQNATRVIKRYEATGRGYYSGALALIGRSASGGQLLDSPICIRAADIDPATGRLVVRVGATLVRHSDPASEVAETHAKAAGVLTAIGARPAPAHRLPRPGGPRLSDDHRVQTALDARRANLAPFWLRMQEPATVTQALPTLVVDGEDTFTSMLAHLLASLGHQVSVLRYDTPGLRERVAAHPGTLVLGPGPGDPADAADPKMAVLRPIVADALAAARSGARSAPLLAVCLSHQLLSDALGLPLARKAVPYQGAQEAVDLFGERRTVGFYNTFTARCSDAEAARLAAEGVEVARDPATGDVHALRGPGFAGLQFHPESVLTRDGVDIVAGLLARPGVRGAAGAALLGRG, via the coding sequence GTGACCAGTCCCACAGAGCTGCTCGCCCGCCTGACCGCCCCCGGCGCCCCCGCCTTCGCCCTGCTGCACCGCCGGGCCCCCCGGCTCGCGCCGGACACGGTGGAGGTGCTGCTCGGCACGGCCGGCTCCTACGAGCAGCTCGCCGACCTGCCGGTGCGGTCCGGCGTCCCGGCGGACGGCCCGCGGCACGACGTGCTCGCCCTCGTCCCGTACCGCCAGATCCGCGAGCGCGGCTTCGACGCGCACGACGACGGCACCCCGCTGCAGGCGATCTCGGTGGACGAGGAGCACGCCTTCCCGCTGGCCGAGCTGCTGCCGGCGCTGCCGCAGCTGCCGGTCTCGCTGTCCGGCGGCGGCTTCGACATCGACGACGAGCGGTACGCCGACATCGTCCGCGGGGTGATCAGGGACGAGATCGGGCGCGGCGAGGGCGCCAACTTCGTCATCCGGCGGGACTTCACCGCCACCCTGGACGGCTTCGGGCCGGCCCTGGCACTGTCGCTCTTCCGCCGGCTGCTGGAGCAGGAGCGCGGCGCGTACTGGACCTTCCTGGTGCACACCGGGGAGAGGGTCCTGGTCGGCGCCTCCCCCGAGGTGCACGTGCGGCAGTCCGGCGGCACGGTCGTGATGAACCCGATCTCCGGCACCTACCGCTACCCGGCGGCCGGCCCCGGCATCGACTCGCTGCTGGAGTTCCTCCAGGACCCCAAGGAGCTGGAGGAGCTCACCATGGTGGTCGACGAGGAACTCAAGATGATGTGCACCGTCGGCGACCTCGGCGGCCAGGTGCTCGGCCCGCGGCTCAAGGAGATGGCCCACCTCGCGCACACCGAGTACGAGCTGCGCGGCCGCACCTCGCTGGACGTCCGCGAGGTGCTCAAGGAGACCATGTTCGCGGCCACCGTCACCGGCAGCCCGGTGCAGAACGCCACCCGCGTGATCAAGCGGTACGAGGCGACCGGCCGCGGCTACTACTCCGGCGCGCTGGCCCTGATCGGCCGCTCCGCCAGCGGCGGGCAGCTGCTGGACTCCCCCATCTGCATCCGCGCCGCCGACATCGACCCGGCCACCGGCCGGCTGGTGGTGCGGGTCGGCGCGACGCTGGTCCGGCACTCCGACCCGGCGTCCGAGGTCGCCGAGACGCACGCCAAGGCCGCCGGCGTGCTCACCGCGATCGGCGCCCGTCCCGCCCCCGCGCACCGGCTGCCCCGGCCAGGTGGGCCCCGGCTCTCCGACGACCACCGGGTGCAGACCGCGCTGGACGCCCGGCGGGCGAACCTGGCGCCGTTCTGGCTGCGGATGCAGGAGCCGGCCACCGTGACCCAGGCGCTGCCCACCCTGGTCGTCGACGGCGAGGACACCTTCACCTCGATGCTCGCCCACCTGCTGGCCTCGCTCGGCCACCAGGTCTCCGTGCTCCGCTACGACACCCCCGGCCTGCGCGAACGCGTCGCGGCCCACCCCGGCACCCTGGTGCTCGGCCCCGGCCCGGGCGACCCGGCGGACGCGGCCGACCCCAAGATGGCGGTGCTGCGGCCGATCGTGGCCGACGCCCTGGCCGCCGCCCGGAGCGGCGCCCGCAGCGCGCCGCTGCTCGCGGTCTGCCTCAGCCACCAGTTGCTCTCGGACGCCCTCGGGCTGCCGCTGGCCCGCAAGGCCGTCCCGTACCAGGGCGCCCAGGAGGCGGTGGACCTGTTCGGCGAGCGCCGGACGGTCGGCTTCTACAACACCTTCACGGCCCGCTGCTCGGACGCCGAGGCCGCCCGGCTGGCCGCCGAGGGCGTCGAGGTGGCCCGCGACCCGGCCACCGGCGACGTGCACGCGCTGCGCGGTCCCGGCTTCGCCGGCCTGCAGTTCCACCCCGAGTCGGTGCTCACCCGGGACGGCGTCGACATCGTCGCCGGGCTGCTGGCCCGCCCGGGGGTGCGGGGCGCGGCCGGCGCCGCGCTGCTCGGCCGGGGCTGA
- a CDS encoding response regulator, protein MTVEQVALRVMVVDDHPMWREAVSRDLAEAGLDVVATAGDGEEAVRRARACSPQVVVLDLNLPGLPGVEVCRQVVGQDPSVRVLVLSASGEHADVLEAVKSGATGYLVKSAGRDELLDAVRRTAVGDAVFTPGLAGLVLGEFRRLAAEPTQASAPAAPQLTARETEVLRLVAKGLSYRQIADRLVLSHRTVQNHVQNTLGKLQLHNRVELVRYAIEQGLDDEA, encoded by the coding sequence ATGACGGTGGAACAGGTCGCCCTGCGGGTGATGGTGGTGGACGACCACCCGATGTGGCGGGAGGCGGTCTCCCGGGATCTCGCCGAGGCCGGTCTGGACGTCGTCGCCACCGCCGGGGACGGTGAGGAGGCGGTGCGCCGGGCCCGGGCCTGCAGCCCGCAGGTGGTGGTGCTGGACCTCAACCTGCCGGGCCTGCCCGGGGTCGAGGTGTGCCGCCAGGTGGTGGGCCAGGACCCGTCGGTGCGGGTGCTGGTGCTGTCCGCCAGCGGCGAGCACGCGGACGTGCTGGAGGCCGTGAAGTCGGGTGCCACCGGGTACCTGGTGAAGTCGGCGGGGCGGGACGAACTGCTGGACGCGGTGCGCCGGACGGCCGTCGGCGACGCCGTCTTCACACCCGGCCTGGCCGGGCTGGTGCTGGGCGAGTTCCGCCGGCTCGCGGCCGAGCCGACGCAGGCCTCGGCGCCCGCCGCTCCGCAGCTCACCGCGCGGGAGACCGAGGTGCTGCGGCTGGTGGCCAAGGGGCTGTCGTACCGCCAGATCGCCGACCGCCTGGTGCTCTCGCACCGCACCGTGCAGAACCACGTGCAGAACACCCTGGGCAAGCTCCAGTTGCACAACCGGGTCGAGCTGGTCCGCTACGCGATCGAGCAGGGCCTCGACGACGAGGCCTGA